The Filimonas lacunae genomic sequence TAAACTGTCTGAACGTATGAAGGTAGCGGCTCAAATGCGTGAACAAGGCACCAGTTTGCAGGAAATAGCTGTAAAGCTGGGCTATAGTTCTGTACACAATCTTCAAAGGGAATATATGAAGCATTTTAATTACAAATTGGTAGACTAAAAACCTACCATATTCATTCTCACAATCTTATACAGCAATGGGCATTTTGGAGAATAAATATTGGCCATTTTAGGTACAAAACTTATATCATCTTTGTTATACCAAAATAATTTGTTTTTCGAGGGATTGATTCCACCGGGTATAACCTGTTGGGTCGTTAACGAAGGCCTTCATCATTCCTGGTAAAGTCCAGTATTTAAATCTTAATTAGTATGCGGGGATATGCTGTTTACAGTAACCTGTAAAAACCAACCCGGCGTATTAATTGCATTCAAACCTAAAACCGCTGCTGACAATGGAGAAACTGGTTATTCTATTAGTGGAAGACGATATTGACGACAGGGAAATTATTGGATCGGCCATACAGGAATTAAATATTGATGCGCACCTGGTAGAAATTGTGGATGGCAAAGCACTTGAAAAATTTATAAAGGATGGCATGTCGCCACCTATTGACTTTATATTTATGGATATTAATTTACCCTGCTATGATGGAAAACAGTGCCTGGAAATAATAAAAAACTCTTTACAATTCAACAACGTGCCGGTAATTATGTTATCTACCTCTAACAGAGCTTCAGATATCGACAGTGCTTTTCTAAATGGAGCTACACGTTATGTGGTAAAGCCTTTTACTTACAGTGCTATGCTTAAAATACTACACGAGGTATGCACCGAATTCAGGCTCTACCGCCAGCTACCATTAACTAAACATAACTTTATTATTACCTGACCAGTTGAATATTGTCGTTTTTCATTTGAATCATTTCCTAGTTTTACGGGCCTGCCTTTTGAGGAAGGGCCCCTTTTTTATTTATAGGGTAACATCATTTCACTAAAATGCCTCATTCCTCATTTTTTTTATTACATTACATTTAACAATGCAATACTGCCTTATGGAAGCTTATCAGATATTTGTTGTAGAAGATGATGCGTGGTATGGTGAAATATTAGAATACCAGCTTTCGCTCAACCCCGACTATGCTGTTCAAAGATTTACCACTGCCCAGGAATGCCTGAAAAACCTATATAAAAAACCTGATTTAATTACTATAGATTATGCAATGCCAGACATGAACGGCATTACCTTATTTAAAAAAATAAAAGAAACCAATCCCGACACACCGGTAATCATGATCAGTGCCCAGGAAAATATAAGCACTGCAGTGGAGCTGCTTAAACTGGGCATTAACGATTATATTGTAAAAGACGATAATACAAAAGAGCTTTTATGGAATTCGGTGATACGCATTCGCGAGCACCAGGCGTTAAAGCAAAAGGTAGAAGAACTGAAAGAAGAGCTAGGGCATAAATATGAATTTGACAAAATAATTAAAGGTTCATCACCCGCTATTAAAAAGATTTTTGCCTTAATGGAAAAAGCCAGTAATAGCCAGATTAACGTATCCATTACCGGCGAAACAGGTACCGGGAAAGAACTGGTAGCCAAAGCCATTCATTACAACTCGGAGAGAAAGAAAAAGAACTTTGTGGCAGTGAACATGGCAGCCATTCCAAAAGAGCTGGTAGAAAGTGAATTGTTTGGCCACGAAAAAGGCGCATTCACCGGGGCCATTGCCCGAAAAACCGGGCGTTTTGAAGAAGCGAGTAAAGGCACTTTGTTTCTGGATGAAATTGCAGAAGCAGACCTTAATATACAAACCAAGCTTTTACGAGTACTACAGGAAAGAGAACTAGTAAGAGTAGGCGGCAATGAAGTAATTAAACTGGATGTGCGGCTGATTGTGGCTACGCATAAAAACCTGGAAGAAGAAGTACAGCAAGGACGTTTTAGAGAAGATCTTTATTTCAGGATCATGGGCCTGCCTATTGAACTACCGCCCCTGCGCGAACGTGGAAATGATACGTTATTGCTGGCCAGCCACTTTATTACCGAAGCCTGCCACGAAAATAAAATTCACCCGGTAGTTACACTTTCTACTGCAGCAAAAGAAAAATTACTCAAATATCATTTCCCCGGCAATATACGAGAATTGAAAGCCATTATTGACCTGGCCTGCGTTATGTGCAACGGCGCAGAGATACAGCCTGCCGATATGAAGTTTTCGGTAACTAAACAAAAGCAACTTGCATTTGCCGAAGAGAAAACAATGGAAGAATATTATATAGATATTATCCAGGCTTTTTTAAAGAAATACAACAACAACGTATTAAAAGTGGCTGATGTGTTACAAATTGGAAAGAGTACCATTTACAAACTCATTAATAACGATAAAATAAAAGTATAGTAACCGGGCAGAAGTGGTTATGTGCCCATTTTCTTTAACTCATCTGCCACCTCACCTACTACTGTTACCAGTGTATGCACCCATACCGGCAGCATCTCGTTACCGGGATCTTTTTCAGCCGTAATTTCAATATCCCTCACTACTTCTTTTAAAGTGTGAATATCCAAATTATGAATGGCTGGCTTTAATTTATGTGCCAATGCCCGCATGGTATCGTAATCGCCGGCATCCAGGGCATGCTGCATGCTATGCACAGAAGCCGGCACCTGTGCTAAAAACAATTCTGTCATTTTTTGAATAAAAGCCGTGTCACCCCCGCCCAGTTTATTCAGTTTTTCCAGGCTATATAAGGGTATTGCGTCTTCCGTTAAAGATAAAAGCGACTGACCATGCTCCTTCTGCGGCAGGTTTTCTTCCAGGCAGGCGGCCATGGTGCTTACCAGGTCTTCTTCTTCAAATGGCTTGGATACATAGGCATTCATGCCTGCATTCATACAACGTTCGCTTTCTCCTTTTACGGCATTTGCGGTTAATGCAATTACAGGTACATTCAAATGCAACTGTTTGCGGATATACTCTGTAGCTTCAATGCCTCCCATTACCGGCATCTGCACATCCATCAACACCAGGTCAAACGGGTGCAATGTCAGTTGTTCAATAGCCTGTGCGCCATCCTCCACCTCTGTAATATGCATACCGTATTGCTTCAACATCGTATTTACCACCAACCTGTTCATTTCATAATCTTCTACCACCAGCACTTTTTTATCTCGCAGCACCTGTCGGCTGGTTGCTTTTTCTGGGGCGTCTGGCAAATCGGCTACGGTACCGGTAGAAAAGGGAATTGTAAAACTTACTTCCGTACCGGCACCTTTAACACTGCTTACTGTGATGTGGCCTTTCATTAACTCTACCAGTTGCCTGGTGATAGCCATTCCCAATCCGGTGCCTCCATACTTACGGGCCACACTGGTATCTTCCTGGGCAAACTTATCAAACAGGGTGGTTAAAAAAGCGGCGTCCATGCCAACCCCGGTATCTTTCACCAGCACTTTTATAGTTTGTTTGCCTGGCCCCATCTCCTGTATACTGCCTATTACGCTCACTTGTCCCTTTTCTGTAAATTTGATAGCATTGCTAAGCAGGTTCAGCAACACCTGGTTTAACCGGTGCGGATCGCCTAACAACACGGGCGATATCCCTTTTTCAAAATGCGCCGTCAGGTCTATTTTCTTTTCCAGGGCACGCGGCATCATCACCTGCACCGCATGCCGTATCACGCCTTCCATATTAAAGCCTATTCGTTCCAGGTGAAGCATACCTGCATGAATCTTTGACATATCCAGTATGTCATTGATCACTACCATCAGGTGATCGGTAGCGGTATGTACCGTTTGCAGATAAAGGCGCTGATCTTTATCCAGGGATGTTTTTTCCAGCTGCCTGCTCATGCCCAGTATAGCATTCATGGGAGTGCGTATTTCGTGGCTCATATTGGCCAGGAAATTTTCTTTGGTCCGGGCAGATTGTTCTGCCGCTTCCCGCGCTTCATATAAATCAAATTCCAGTTTTTTCCGGTCGGTAAAATCAAGATAAATACCAATAGAGCCTGCCAGCTCACCCGCATCATCA encodes the following:
- a CDS encoding sigma-54-dependent transcriptional regulator — translated: MQYCLMEAYQIFVVEDDAWYGEILEYQLSLNPDYAVQRFTTAQECLKNLYKKPDLITIDYAMPDMNGITLFKKIKETNPDTPVIMISAQENISTAVELLKLGINDYIVKDDNTKELLWNSVIRIREHQALKQKVEELKEELGHKYEFDKIIKGSSPAIKKIFALMEKASNSQINVSITGETGTGKELVAKAIHYNSERKKKNFVAVNMAAIPKELVESELFGHEKGAFTGAIARKTGRFEEASKGTLFLDEIAEADLNIQTKLLRVLQERELVRVGGNEVIKLDVRLIVATHKNLEEEVQQGRFREDLYFRIMGLPIELPPLRERGNDTLLLASHFITEACHENKIHPVVTLSTAAKEKLLKYHFPGNIRELKAIIDLACVMCNGAEIQPADMKFSVTKQKQLAFAEEKTMEEYYIDIIQAFLKKYNNNVLKVADVLQIGKSTIYKLINNDKIKV
- a CDS encoding hybrid sensor histidine kinase/response regulator, which translates into the protein MKWNKLLERQMQKHLPAAMHADEQLLAFLQAVNASYHSYERDHDLSERAFKISEEEFIAVNNQLTEELSVKRLSIEQLKGAILGMAEEGLSLESDNLLDIVQFLKVQIQLRKEAEDTLTTTANRLAFLISNMQTGILVGDEDRHIVLTNQVFCDMFGIQATPEQLVGADCTGAIEEHKGLFAQPEKFVQRMDVLLQDKKLVVNEQLRLADGRIFERNYIPIFIEDVYKGHLWNYKDITERIMAEQAVKRREEKYRNIIANMNLGLLEVDNNGMVQYANHRFCEMSGYALDELTYRKAASLFTFGENNQLIEEKAALRKKGISDAYELAVKNKRGELKWWFISGAPLYDDAGELAGSIGIYLDFTDRKKLEFDLYEAREAAEQSARTKENFLANMSHEIRTPMNAILGMSRQLEKTSLDKDQRLYLQTVHTATDHLMVVINDILDMSKIHAGMLHLERIGFNMEGVIRHAVQVMMPRALEKKIDLTAHFEKGISPVLLGDPHRLNQVLLNLLSNAIKFTEKGQVSVIGSIQEMGPGKQTIKVLVKDTGVGMDAAFLTTLFDKFAQEDTSVARKYGGTGLGMAITRQLVELMKGHITVSSVKGAGTEVSFTIPFSTGTVADLPDAPEKATSRQVLRDKKVLVVEDYEMNRLVVNTMLKQYGMHITEVEDGAQAIEQLTLHPFDLVLMDVQMPVMGGIEATEYIRKQLHLNVPVIALTANAVKGESERCMNAGMNAYVSKPFEEEDLVSTMAACLEENLPQKEHGQSLLSLTEDAIPLYSLEKLNKLGGGDTAFIQKMTELFLAQVPASVHSMQHALDAGDYDTMRALAHKLKPAIHNLDIHTLKEVVRDIEITAEKDPGNEMLPVWVHTLVTVVGEVADELKKMGT
- a CDS encoding response regulator, with the protein product MEKLVILLVEDDIDDREIIGSAIQELNIDAHLVEIVDGKALEKFIKDGMSPPIDFIFMDINLPCYDGKQCLEIIKNSLQFNNVPVIMLSTSNRASDIDSAFLNGATRYVVKPFTYSAMLKILHEVCTEFRLYRQLPLTKHNFIIT